The DNA window CGTCTGGAATGTTTGAATTCAACTTCTTCGAGACCGATTTAAGTTTACTGGAAGGATGGAAGCACTCCTTCACCCATTGGCAGGAATACCGTAAAGAACCCAACCCTTTCGAGTTCGACGAATTGTTCCCGATCTTCGGCTTGATCAACGGCGACCTGATCGTTGAAGTCATCGGCGAAAGAGAACGACATGCCATCTATTATCTTGATCACGAAAATGGCTCGGGCGACTGGCAGCGCCTAGCAAGCTCCTACATGACCTTCATTCAAACGCTGTCTAATCTATGGTTCCCCAACCTCGAATGGCATGATTCGCTTGAGCTATTTTATGATCATGACCAGAAACAACTCTCCGTTAACACCCCTTTTTCGAGTCGTTGGATTGATTTGATTTACAGCTACCAACTATCTTCATAAAATTGCAAAACTCTGCTTGCACATATTGGAGTCTCGACTAAATACACTGCTCGCTTTTCTCTTCGCACGAGTGGCGGAATTGGTATACGCGCAGGATTAAGGATCCTGTGCCGCAAGGCTTAAGGGTTCGAGTCCCTTCTCGTGCACTCCCCCGCGACATGCGTCGCGCCGACAAAAAAGTCAGCACGATGCCCAACGACACCGCCATTTTACTGATCCATTCTCCCGATCAACCGGGTTTGGTCCACGACGTCACCGGCTTCATTTTTGCCCACGGCGGCAACATCGTTGATCTTCAGCAGCACATCGATCCCGAAGAAAACGCCTTTTTTATGCGCGTTGCCTGGACGCTCGAAAAGTTCACCCTCGACACCGAAGAAATCGCCTCGCGCTTCGCCATCATCGCACGTCGCCATCAGATGCGCTGGAAGCTTCGATTTGCCAGCAACCGTCACCGGTTGGCCCTTCTCGTCTCCAAAGAAAGCCACTGTCTTTACGATCTGCTTTCCAGACACGAATCCGGCGAACTCCCCGTCGACATCCCGCTGATCATCAGCAACCACGACCTGCTCCGTTCCGCTTCCGAGCGCTTCGGCATCCCGTTTCATCAC is part of the Phragmitibacter flavus genome and encodes:
- the purU gene encoding formyltetrahydrofolate deformylase, with protein sequence MRRADKKVSTMPNDTAILLIHSPDQPGLVHDVTGFIFAHGGNIVDLQQHIDPEENAFFMRVAWTLEKFTLDTEEIASRFAIIARRHQMRWKLRFASNRHRLALLVSKESHCLYDLLSRHESGELPVDIPLIISNHDLLRSASERFGIPFHHFPVTKDNKAEVEQQQLALLREHRIDTVVLARYMQIISAGFVEAYPDNIINIHHSFLPAFVGAKPYHQAYERGVKIIGATSHYVTADLDQGPIIHQDITRVTHEDSVRDLVRIGKDLEKNVLAGALWSHVTNKVLVYRNKTIVFA